One segment of Fructilactobacillus hinvesii DNA contains the following:
- a CDS encoding NAD(P)H-binding protein, with protein sequence MKIMIIGGSGRVGAALTHELLKDQHNEIVIAAAHPAKAEALAALDRVHVEKLELATASLSDLTQLETGMDAIYFTAGSRGTDLVNVDSFGAIKTMIAAEAAHVGRYIMLSSFGSLDINSWLNHDRYASLQAYQAAKFMADDYLSHRTTLNYTILQPSSLTEEAGTGLVTLNPTQHSASNPIPDVAAVLAASLQNPHTNQKVITMQSGETPIVTALDQL encoded by the coding sequence ATGAAAATTATGATTATTGGTGGTTCTGGCCGGGTCGGAGCCGCTTTAACCCACGAATTACTAAAAGATCAACACAACGAAATTGTCATTGCTGCTGCTCACCCAGCGAAAGCGGAAGCTTTAGCAGCATTAGACCGCGTCCATGTCGAAAAATTAGAGTTAGCCACGGCCAGTCTCTCTGACCTGACCCAGTTAGAAACCGGCATGGATGCCATCTACTTTACGGCTGGTTCCCGGGGAACTGACTTAGTCAACGTGGACAGTTTTGGAGCTATCAAGACGATGATTGCTGCTGAAGCTGCTCACGTGGGGCGCTACATCATGTTAAGTTCCTTTGGTTCCTTAGACATCAACAGCTGGCTCAATCACGATCGATACGCAAGTTTACAAGCCTACCAAGCAGCCAAGTTCATGGCCGATGATTATCTCAGCCACCGCACGACTTTAAACTATACCATCCTGCAACCGAGTTCTCTGACAGAGGAAGCAGGAACGGGCTTAGTCACTTTGAATCCAACGCAACACAGTGCTAGCAACCCGATTCCAGACGTAGCCGCAGTTTTAGCAGCGAGTCTGCAAAACCCCCACACGAACCAAAAAGTAATTACGATGCAAAGTGGAGAGACTCCCATTGTAACCGCGCTTGACCAACTTTAA
- a CDS encoding DUF975 family protein — MNFQLLKQKTLRNFAGNWGTAILIGLPFVIVTYFTASSGILYAVLGSFATVGMVLTFSEWFDFNRAPASPLTTTFRNMLSTPRPWGPFLLCIVVEIYTLLWSLLLIIPGIVKSLAYSQALFIYRDHVIRGETAPDLNEIITESRALMDGHKMELFCLNLSFIGWAILSFLTLGIGLFWLVPYYVGTMVNYHEALVAGGDVI, encoded by the coding sequence ATGAACTTTCAACTATTAAAACAAAAAACGTTACGTAATTTTGCCGGAAACTGGGGAACTGCCATTTTAATTGGCCTTCCGTTTGTAATCGTGACGTATTTTACGGCATCATCCGGGATTCTATATGCCGTCCTCGGGAGTTTTGCAACGGTCGGGATGGTGTTGACGTTTAGCGAGTGGTTCGACTTTAACCGTGCACCAGCTTCTCCGTTAACCACCACTTTTCGGAACATGCTCTCAACCCCACGCCCCTGGGGACCGTTTTTACTTTGCATCGTGGTGGAAATCTACACGCTGTTGTGGTCACTGTTGTTGATTATTCCCGGCATCGTAAAGAGTCTAGCTTATTCCCAAGCCCTCTTTATTTACCGGGATCACGTAATCAGAGGAGAAACCGCTCCGGATCTTAACGAGATCATTACGGAGAGCCGGGCGTTGATGGATGGCCATAAAATGGAATTATTCTGTTTGAACTTGTCCTTCATCGGGTGGGCCATCTTGTCGTTTTTGACGCTGGGAATTGGGTTATTCTGGCTGGTTCCGTACTACGTGGGAACAATGGTGAACTATCACGAAGCTTTGGTTGCCGGTGGCGACGTTATTTAA
- a CDS encoding metal ABC transporter solute-binding protein, Zn/Mn family, producing MAKLRRYALIFITLLCAVSLTACSLGKQQSQPAHPKQIKVVASTNIYGQMAKAVVGKHGQVTSLVNSGVDPHDFNPSTQDADRISVANLIIQNGIGYDDWMNKLEQNASDSAVKLNVGKLMNKQDGDNEHLWYDPQTAPKVVNRVVAEASKLQPQHRQEFQKNGQAYLQRLEKVDQLAQISQKNLKEHQLNRKVDVSEPVFDYALQAMGYQVNNRSFENATQKEVDPSPASIKEMKQDLTKRRIAFFVNNTQTDSRIVSQMVELANSQQIPVVRVTETIPKNQEYVDWITKTYQEVLDVQQREINAK from the coding sequence ATGGCAAAATTACGGCGCTATGCCCTTATTTTCATAACACTGTTGTGCGCGGTGAGCTTAACGGCTTGTTCACTAGGAAAGCAGCAAAGTCAACCAGCACACCCCAAGCAAATTAAGGTGGTAGCCTCCACTAACATTTACGGGCAGATGGCCAAGGCCGTGGTCGGCAAGCATGGACAGGTAACTTCTCTGGTAAACAGTGGAGTGGATCCCCACGACTTTAATCCTAGTACCCAGGATGCAGACCGCATTAGCGTTGCCAATCTGATCATTCAAAACGGAATCGGATACGATGACTGGATGAATAAATTGGAACAAAATGCCAGTGACTCGGCGGTAAAGCTGAACGTAGGCAAGTTAATGAACAAGCAAGATGGGGATAACGAACATCTGTGGTATGACCCGCAAACAGCACCGAAAGTGGTTAATCGAGTCGTAGCCGAAGCTAGTAAGTTACAACCACAGCACCGCCAGGAATTTCAAAAAAATGGGCAGGCCTACCTGCAGCGCTTAGAAAAGGTTGACCAACTCGCTCAGATCAGCCAAAAGAACCTGAAAGAGCACCAACTGAATCGGAAAGTTGACGTTAGTGAACCAGTTTTTGATTATGCCCTGCAAGCCATGGGATATCAGGTGAATAATCGGAGCTTTGAAAATGCGACGCAAAAAGAAGTTGATCCGTCTCCAGCCAGCATTAAGGAGATGAAGCAGGATCTTACAAAGCGCCGAATTGCCTTTTTTGTAAATAATACCCAGACGGATAGTCGAATCGTAAGCCAAATGGTAGAGTTGGCAAATTCCCAGCAAATTCCAGTGGTACGGGTAACGGAAACCATTCCTAAGAACCAGGAATACGTGGACTGGATTACAAAGACATACCAGGAAGTATTAGACGTGCAACAACGAGAAATTAATGCCAAGTAA
- a CDS encoding CsbD family protein — translation MKNLLLGLSLAANVALGYVVLKDTDALAELSDEFDDFSTKAAAKFDNLTDQAEGKAKQVKGSLTDDPKEKLAGDVENGKGIVKDKVEDVKEDLTD, via the coding sequence ATGAAAAACTTACTTTTAGGACTTAGTTTAGCTGCCAACGTGGCCTTAGGTTACGTGGTTTTAAAAGACACGGATGCCTTAGCAGAATTGTCAGATGAATTTGATGACTTTAGCACCAAGGCCGCTGCCAAGTTTGATAACTTGACGGACCAAGCTGAAGGCAAGGCCAAACAAGTGAAAGGATCCTTGACGGATGATCCTAAAGAAAAATTGGCCGGTGATGTCGAAAACGGAAAAGGAATCGTTAAAGACAAAGTCGAAGACGTCAAAGAAGATTTAACTGATTAA
- a CDS encoding amino acid permease, whose protein sequence is MAHKPEVTEEQDLNRGLTSRHVQMIAIGGAIGTGLFLGSGEGIKSAGPALILAYLITGIFSYLMMRAVGELLLSNLKFHSFIDFVRQYLGEKWEFAIGWAYWLSWASLAMADLTASGIYMHFWFPSLPQWIMPLIVVTVLVAFNLINVAWFGELESAFSSIKVFAILALIVAGIGMIAVGFHTHGTTASLANLFDHGGFFATGISGFIMAFPIVIFAFTGIEMVGLTAGETKDPQKDIPKAINSVPMRIGLFYVGSMIVIMSVYPWNQINPSQSPFVQIFAGLGIRYAADIINFVVLTSALSAANSAIFSTSRTLYILGKNGQAPQSFSKLSRHNVPYVGILFSSILFLGIVLLNYFYPSKIFLLITGVATMSFIFVWIIIMITHIRYKRTNSNPADHFKMPWFPGSSYITILFYLAVLVVLLVNGQTRLSVVATVIFFAAMIVGYVLFDRKRKRKSSTN, encoded by the coding sequence ATGGCTCATAAACCTGAAGTAACTGAAGAACAAGATCTAAACCGGGGCCTGACCTCCCGCCATGTGCAGATGATTGCCATTGGAGGTGCCATCGGAACCGGATTATTCTTAGGATCCGGAGAGGGAATTAAGTCGGCAGGGCCGGCCTTGATTCTGGCGTACTTAATTACGGGAATTTTCTCGTATCTAATGATGCGGGCGGTTGGAGAACTATTGCTCTCAAACCTGAAGTTTCATTCTTTCATTGATTTTGTTCGTCAGTACCTGGGAGAAAAATGGGAGTTTGCGATTGGCTGGGCCTACTGGCTCAGTTGGGCTAGTCTGGCCATGGCCGATTTGACGGCTTCTGGAATCTACATGCACTTTTGGTTTCCTTCGTTACCCCAGTGGATCATGCCCCTGATCGTGGTGACGGTCCTCGTGGCCTTTAACTTGATCAACGTGGCCTGGTTTGGAGAACTAGAATCTGCATTTTCGAGCATTAAGGTCTTTGCAATCTTAGCGTTGATTGTCGCGGGAATCGGAATGATTGCGGTGGGCTTTCACACTCACGGAACCACCGCTTCATTAGCCAACTTGTTTGACCATGGCGGATTCTTTGCCACGGGAATCAGTGGCTTTATCATGGCCTTTCCAATTGTAATCTTTGCCTTTACTGGAATTGAAATGGTGGGATTAACTGCCGGGGAAACAAAGGATCCCCAAAAGGATATTCCTAAGGCGATTAATTCGGTTCCCATGCGAATTGGTTTGTTTTACGTCGGTTCCATGATTGTGATTATGTCAGTGTACCCCTGGAATCAGATTAATCCTAGCCAGTCACCGTTCGTTCAAATCTTTGCGGGGCTGGGGATTCGGTATGCCGCTGACATCATTAACTTCGTGGTCTTAACCTCGGCCTTGTCCGCTGCTAATTCTGCAATCTTTTCAACCTCACGGACGTTATACATTCTGGGGAAAAACGGACAAGCACCGCAGTCGTTTAGTAAATTGTCGCGGCACAACGTTCCGTACGTCGGCATCTTGTTCTCATCAATTCTCTTTTTAGGGATTGTGTTGCTAAACTACTTCTACCCTAGCAAGATCTTCCTCCTGATTACGGGAGTAGCCACGATGAGCTTTATCTTCGTGTGGATCATCATCATGATTACCCACATTCGTTACAAACGAACCAACTCCAACCCGGCTGATCACTTTAAAATGCCGTGGTTCCCAGGTTCCAGTTACATCACGATTCTCTTTTACCTGGCTGTGTTAGTGGTCTTGTTAGTTAATGGGCAGACCCGACTCTCAGTGGTTGCAACGGTAATCTTCTTTGCGGCCATGATTGTTGGTTACGTTCTATTTGACCGCAAACGGAAACGAAAATCATCAACAAACTAA
- a CDS encoding TetR/AcrR family transcriptional regulator, with protein MATSHSKQTTHDLLLQAGLTSFLDHGYEQTTLREICRTAHRTTGAFYQHFASKAALLDELLDPLLHQLTTAYDQQLAAGLARLTSTNAAAFWQETVLNLDQIISTLYANEQLKRLLLFRTDGSRYDQLAELATQYFTTQIIHVISVMQERGIIKITFQFNYQELHFHVFAFYATVCDILKHDYPQPETLVLSHNLERFFTPSWLKWLGLPVQN; from the coding sequence ATGGCTACTTCTCATTCCAAACAAACCACCCATGACCTACTCTTGCAAGCCGGATTAACGTCGTTTTTAGACCATGGCTACGAACAAACCACCCTGCGCGAGATCTGCCGGACCGCCCATCGAACCACCGGAGCCTTTTACCAACACTTTGCTTCAAAGGCTGCCCTACTAGATGAGTTGCTTGATCCATTGTTACACCAGCTCACCACCGCTTACGACCAGCAGCTTGCCGCCGGCTTAGCCCGTCTAACGTCAACCAATGCGGCTGCTTTTTGGCAAGAAACCGTGCTAAATCTCGATCAAATTATTAGCACCCTTTACGCTAACGAGCAGCTCAAACGACTATTGCTGTTTCGGACCGATGGCTCCCGCTACGACCAACTAGCCGAATTAGCAACCCAGTACTTCACCACGCAAATCATTCATGTCATTAGCGTGATGCAGGAACGGGGCATCATCAAAATCACCTTTCAGTTCAACTACCAAGAGTTGCATTTTCACGTTTTTGCTTTCTACGCCACCGTCTGTGACATTCTCAAACACGATTATCCCCAACCAGAAACCCTGGTCTTGAGCCATAATTTAGAGCGCTTTTTTACCCCCAGTTGGTTAAAATGGCTGGGCCTTCCCGTCCAGAATTAA